The following DNA comes from Verrucomicrobiota bacterium.
GCCCCCATGCTGCCACTCCGAACTCCGAACTCCGAACTCCGAACTCCGAACTCCGAACTCCGAACTCCGAACTCCGAACTCCGAACTCCGAACTCCGAACTCCGAACCCTTTCCTCTTCTTCCCGCCGTGGTCCGCCGTGTTCGCCGTGTGAACTCTTACGTTGTGCCCACCCAACCCGCTGTGCCCGCCGGGTGACCGAACTCCGACCGACACCCGTTACGCGCTATCCGTTACGCCGCTCTGTTCGAGGGCGAGCTGGCGAGCCTCACTCACGAGCCGGGCGTAAGTGAGCGAGGGCCGGTCCCCGAGATGATCTTCAACCAAACGATCATTGTCGCGCTGATAATCGATCGCATAAAGCCCGAAGCGAGGGGTGAAAGAGCCCCACTCGTAATTATCGAACAGCGACCAGTGCAGGTAACCGAGCAAGGGAACGCCCGCCGCAACCATCCGGTTGACCTCCGCGATGTGCAGCTTCAGGAACCGGCTGCGCGTCATGCGATCGCGCCGTTGCGAGTTGCGGTTGTCGCTCCGGCGGCGCAATGCCATTCCGTTCTCGGCGATCAGGACCTTGCGGTCGCCGTAATCACGGCTGTAATACTCACAAAAGAAGTGCATTCCGGCCGGCAGCACGCGCCAGTCCCACCATTTGCTGGTGAAGCTGCTCATCAGCCAGCTGCGCAGTGATTTATCCTTGAATTCGTGGTCCCACCACACCGGCAGGCGGAAGATGTGGACGGCAAACGGATCGTAGTAATCGAGACCGATGTAGTCGAAGGCAACGGGGCGCTCGGCCGCATAGAGCTCATCCGCCAGCGACCTGAAGAGGTCAGGCATGAAAGTTTTGTAACCGAGCCAATTGCTCATCCGCTTGGTTAACGAGCCCGCCAGAGAGGGAAGGTCGCGTTTGAGCGGGAGGGCAGCGTCTGCAAAGGCCCGTTCGAACTCCCGGATCTTATAGTACACGTAGTCACGCAGCCCGGAGGCTTTAACTCCGCGCTCCCGTATGCTCAACAGGTCCAGCAACACCTTATCCGACCAATAGAGATCGCTGCAGTAGTTGTTGAACGTCACCATCGGGTCCGGCCAGCCTTGTTCCTCGGCCAGCCTGTGGATCAGGTTATACGCGCGCAGGTGCGCGCTCAGAATGTTCCGGTACGCCTCAGCCAGCGTTCGCAGGCCGTTCAAGCGACGTTGGCGCCCTGGAAACTGCGTGCCCAGGTAGGTGTTGAGCACGAGCATGTTCGGCTCGTTGATGGTGATGTAATACCGGATCGGCGGCAGGCCGTGGCGATCGATGAGCGCTCGATTGACGTGCAGGAGCGTGTGTTCAACGTACCGGGCGAAGAGTTCACCGGTGGTCGGGTCCAGCCACGGATCGGACCCAAGCCAGGCCGGATGAACGAAGTGATGCAGGGTCACGACCGGTTCAAGGTCGTTGCGCCGGCATTCTGCCAGCATCTCGACGTAATGGTCCAACGCCTTGGCATTAAACGGCGGGGGCGCCCCCATGCGGTCGACGTGCGTCGGCTGAATCCGGCTCCACTCCAGGCCCAGCCGGAAAGCATTCAGGCCCAAATCGCGGCACCGGGCGAAGTCTTCAGGAAACCGGTTCCAGAAATCCGCCGCCAGGCCCACGCTGGCCACGTCGCCGCGCCGTTCCACTTCGGCCCAATTCGTTTGTGGCTGGCCCGGACCGTTGTAACCGCCTTCGGCCTGGTACGCCGAAGTGGCCACCCCCCAGAGAAATTCAGACATACCCGATCGGCCTAAAGTTTCAGCGCACCTTGAGATCGCGTTCTTTCGACGCTGCCAAGGTCATCGCTTCCGCGTCATCGTCGGTAACGGCAAGCGGGGTAATGTCGTCGGCCACCAGCGTCTGAACGATCGTTCGAGCCGCGTGCGGACGGCTGAACGCATAGGCCTGCCTGCGCATCTGCTCAAGCCGCAGCGGGTCGTCGAGAAGACTGTCGACCTTGAACGGGATCGTGGTCATCTCGTTGCACTTGATCGCAACGCCTTCTTCCAGGAGGTGATCGCTGTTGCGTTCCTCCTGGCCGGGGATGGGGCTCATGATTACCATCGGCAGCCCGCAGGCGAGCGCCTCGGAGCTCGTCAAACCACCCGGTTTACCGATAAACAAGTCCGACATTTTCATCAGGTCAGGCATACGGTCGGTATACCCGAGGACCCGGAAGTTGGCCGGTTGATCGGCGACTACTCGTTCGACCCGTTCTTTGGTTTCCACACTTCGTCCGCACACCACAATGGTTTGCGTCCGGTTTCGAAGGTGCTTAAGGCGTTCCACGACAAATTCGGCGGGCCCGACCCCCAACGCGCCGGCCGACACCAGCAACGTCGGGCGCGTCGGGTGTAACCGGTACTCGGCCCGGAGAGCAACGCGATCAACGGGAGTGGTAAACTCCGCGTCAATCGGGATCCCCGAAACGGTGATGCGTTCGCTCGGCAAACCGAGCGCCTCCAGGTGCGCTTTGGTCTCGTCAATCGCCACGAAATATCGGTGAAACATCCGGGATAACCACATCGCGTGGAAATCGAAGTCCGTCACGACGATCGACAGGTGCGCATCGAGAAGTTTCTTGGCAATCAGGTCGGAAATGATACCGGCCGGCATGAAATGGGTGCAAACCGTGATGTGCGGGTCAAATCTCCGGATGAACTTTACCAGCGGCCCCGTGTTGAGGCGGTCGAGCATCAGCCGCATGCCATCCGTACGCCACGGTTCATCGCTTTGCTTGTACCACCAGCCCAGGAAATCCGGCGCGGTCTCAACCAGGCGCGTGT
Coding sequences within:
- a CDS encoding glycoside hydrolase family 1 protein codes for the protein MSEFLWGVATSAYQAEGGYNGPGQPQTNWAEVERRGDVASVGLAADFWNRFPEDFARCRDLGLNAFRLGLEWSRIQPTHVDRMGAPPPFNAKALDHYVEMLAECRRNDLEPVVTLHHFVHPAWLGSDPWLDPTTGELFARYVEHTLLHVNRALIDRHGLPPIRYYITINEPNMLVLNTYLGTQFPGRQRRLNGLRTLAEAYRNILSAHLRAYNLIHRLAEEQGWPDPMVTFNNYCSDLYWSDKVLLDLLSIRERGVKASGLRDYVYYKIREFERAFADAALPLKRDLPSLAGSLTKRMSNWLGYKTFMPDLFRSLADELYAAERPVAFDYIGLDYYDPFAVHIFRLPVWWDHEFKDKSLRSWLMSSFTSKWWDWRVLPAGMHFFCEYYSRDYGDRKVLIAENGMALRRRSDNRNSQRRDRMTRSRFLKLHIAEVNRMVAAGVPLLGYLHWSLFDNYEWGSFTPRFGLYAIDYQRDNDRLVEDHLGDRPSLTYARLVSEARQLALEQSGVTDSA
- a CDS encoding glycosyltransferase, translating into MKKRVLIMSTSAGTGHVRAGDALTKVFREHPQVSEVKHSDALHFTNKLFRDFYSKLYTRLVETAPDFLGWWYKQSDEPWRTDGMRLMLDRLNTGPLVKFIRRFDPHITVCTHFMPAGIISDLIAKKLLDAHLSIVVTDFDFHAMWLSRMFHRYFVAIDETKAHLEALGLPSERITVSGIPIDAEFTTPVDRVALRAEYRLHPTRPTLLVSAGALGVGPAEFVVERLKHLRNRTQTIVVCGRSVETKERVERVVADQPANFRVLGYTDRMPDLMKMSDLFIGKPGGLTSSEALACGLPMVIMSPIPGQEERNSDHLLEEGVAIKCNEMTTIPFKVDSLLDDPLRLEQMRRQAYAFSRPHAARTIVQTLVADDITPLAVTDDDAEAMTLAASKERDLKVR